A single window of Vicingaceae bacterium DNA harbors:
- the fbp gene encoding fructose-1,6-bisphosphatase class 1 has product MGAVTLNEFILENQQMFPAAKGELTRILQDIGIAAKIIHREVSKAGLVNILGSTENTNIQGETQQKLDVYAHNQLVAALRSGCEVAAVASEEEENIIIYENENSKNAKYIVAFDPLDGSSNIDVNASIGTIFAIFKRKNLNQTVNTDDFLQKGKDLIAAGYVIYGSSTMLIYSTGHGVNGFTLDPSIGEFCLSHPNIKIPENSSIYSINEGNEKDFPEGIKEYLKSIKYKEKPYSLRYIGSMVADIHRNLIKGGVFIYPPTKKNPDGKLRLIYECIPMAFLTVQAGGKAINFQGENILDLEPQLLHQRTSIIIGSSGNVDEVYSFLTKSLANHI; this is encoded by the coding sequence ATGGGCGCAGTGACTTTAAACGAATTTATCCTTGAAAACCAACAAATGTTTCCTGCCGCAAAAGGCGAGCTGACTCGAATTTTACAAGACATTGGCATAGCGGCCAAAATCATTCATCGTGAAGTAAGCAAGGCCGGGCTGGTGAATATCCTGGGTAGTACCGAAAATACCAACATACAAGGCGAAACTCAACAAAAACTCGACGTCTATGCCCACAACCAGCTGGTTGCTGCCTTGCGTTCCGGTTGTGAAGTGGCTGCCGTTGCTTCTGAAGAAGAAGAAAACATTATTATTTATGAAAATGAAAATTCTAAAAATGCCAAATATATTGTTGCTTTTGACCCTTTAGACGGATCATCCAACATTGATGTAAATGCCTCCATTGGAACCATCTTTGCAATTTTTAAAAGGAAAAACCTGAATCAAACGGTAAATACAGACGATTTTCTGCAAAAAGGTAAGGATTTGATTGCGGCCGGCTATGTCATTTATGGTTCTTCCACTATGTTGATATATAGCACAGGACATGGCGTCAATGGTTTTACATTAGACCCATCCATAGGTGAGTTTTGCCTATCTCATCCAAATATCAAAATACCTGAAAACTCCTCCATTTATTCAATTAATGAGGGGAATGAAAAAGATTTTCCTGAAGGTATAAAGGAATATTTAAAATCTATCAAATATAAAGAAAAACCCTATTCATTGCGTTATATTGGCTCTATGGTGGCCGATATTCACAGAAACCTCATCAAAGGTGGTGTTTTCATTTACCCCCCTACGAAAAAAAATCCTGACGGCAAGCTGCGATTGATATACGAATGCATCCCCATGGCTTTTCTAACAGTGCAGGCAGGTGGAAAAGCCATTAACTTTCAAGGTGAAAATATCCTGGATTTGGAACCTCAGCTGTTACATCAAAGAACTTCCATCATTATCGGTTCATCCGGAAATGTAGATGAAGTTTATTCATTTTTGACCAAAAGTTTGGCCAATCACATATAA
- the pbpA gene encoding penicillin-binding protein 2, which produces MNARNKIFFLVILILSITLLYIFRLFQIQILKDEYKLASLNNSIRRVTVYPARGLIYDRNGKVLVENQAAYDVMVIPIQVQSFDTVSFCEMFGISKEELIKTLDQARRYSRYKPSVVLKEIKPEQVAAFEELSSNFPGFYIQPKILRKYPLKTAPHLLGYIGEVDKNFIEKNPGYRMGDLTGISGIEKTYEQILKGTGGVQYLMVDVHNRVMGHYAGGEYDTAAIPGKSIYLTLDADLQMYAESLMTGKKGSVVAIDPRNGEILALVTSPFYDPNLLVGRDRNFHYSQLLKDSLKPLFNRALMAQYPPGSIFKLVDALIGQQEGVLKPSFRYPCFGGYPPFGGKPKCHPHESHPDLYAAIRTSCNSYFTFVFRNIIDNRQKYKNTAEAFEAWRNYLLEFGIGRKLGTDLPFEKSGYVPTVEYYDKYFGKNRWTSATIYSLGIGQGELGILPVQMANVMAIIANRGYFFVPHVLKSVKDTVVDMQKFKTPNYVSIDTAYFTPVVTGMALVVERGTAALSKIPDLPFCGKTGTAQNPHGKDHSVFVCFAPKDNPVIAIAVVVENAGFGSQWAAPIASLMIEKYIKGVVTRKELEKRILTTSP; this is translated from the coding sequence ATGAATGCCCGCAATAAAATATTTTTTCTTGTAATATTGATTTTATCCATTACGTTATTATACATCTTTCGATTATTTCAAATTCAGATTCTCAAAGATGAATATAAACTGGCTTCATTAAACAATTCCATTCGGAGAGTAACTGTCTATCCCGCCAGAGGATTAATATACGACCGGAATGGGAAAGTATTGGTGGAGAATCAGGCAGCTTATGATGTCATGGTAATTCCCATTCAAGTGCAAAGCTTTGATACAGTGTCTTTTTGTGAAATGTTCGGTATTTCAAAAGAAGAATTAATCAAAACACTTGATCAAGCCCGCAGATATTCAAGATACAAACCATCGGTAGTTCTTAAAGAAATTAAACCCGAGCAAGTTGCAGCATTTGAAGAATTAAGTTCTAATTTTCCGGGTTTTTACATACAACCAAAAATTCTAAGAAAATATCCCTTAAAAACCGCCCCTCACCTTTTGGGATATATTGGCGAAGTTGATAAAAATTTTATTGAAAAAAATCCCGGATATCGAATGGGAGATTTGACCGGTATCAGTGGAATAGAAAAAACATACGAGCAAATATTGAAAGGTACCGGAGGTGTGCAATATTTGATGGTAGATGTACACAATAGAGTGATGGGGCACTATGCCGGAGGTGAGTATGATACGGCAGCAATACCGGGAAAAAGCATATATCTTACTTTGGACGCCGACCTGCAGATGTATGCCGAATCTTTGATGACAGGGAAAAAAGGAAGTGTGGTTGCCATTGACCCGCGAAATGGCGAGATTCTTGCATTGGTTACCAGTCCCTTTTACGACCCTAATCTTCTTGTAGGTAGGGATCGCAATTTTCATTATTCACAATTATTGAAGGACTCGCTTAAACCTTTATTCAACAGGGCATTAATGGCTCAATATCCTCCCGGTTCCATTTTTAAACTTGTTGATGCCTTAATTGGCCAACAAGAAGGCGTTTTAAAGCCATCCTTTCGTTACCCTTGTTTTGGCGGGTATCCTCCCTTTGGAGGGAAACCTAAATGTCACCCGCACGAATCTCACCCTGATTTATACGCTGCCATCAGAACATCTTGCAATTCATATTTCACCTTTGTTTTCCGGAATATTATTGACAACAGACAAAAATATAAAAACACGGCCGAAGCATTTGAGGCCTGGAGAAACTATCTCTTGGAGTTTGGCATTGGCAGAAAATTGGGGACAGATCTTCCTTTTGAAAAATCGGGTTATGTACCGACGGTAGAATACTACGACAAGTATTTCGGTAAAAATCGTTGGACCTCTGCTACAATCTATTCTCTTGGAATAGGACAAGGAGAGTTGGGAATTCTGCCGGTGCAAATGGCCAATGTGATGGCAATTATTGCCAACAGAGGGTATTTTTTCGTTCCTCACGTTCTTAAATCAGTCAAAGATACGGTAGTAGATATGCAAAAATTTAAAACCCCAAATTACGTCAGCATCGATACCGCTTATTTTACACCTGTAGTTACCGGCATGGCTTTGGTAGTAGAACGAGGCACAGCAGCTTTGTCGAAAATACCTGATCTGCCATTTTGTGGAAAAACAGGTACAGCACAAAATCCTCATGGTAAAGATCATTCGGTTTTTGTGTGTTTCGCACCAAAAGACAATCCTGTTATTGCCATTGCTGTAGTTGTCGAAAATGCCGGATTTGGATCGCAATGGGCAGCACCTATTGCCAGCTTGATGATTGAGAAATACATAAAAGGTGTGGTAACAAGAAAAGAATTGGAAAAAAGAATACTTACAACTTCACCATAA
- a CDS encoding ABC transporter permease → MLKTFFKYKIYLVLLTESFFMAWQSLVVNKLRTFLSLLGVTIGIFCIVSVLTLVDSLERNIQQSINELGSDVVFIQKWPWTFGGEYPWWKYFKRPVPQINEYRFLKEKSRYALSVAFSANGNFTVKRGPAVADNVSVTGVTYDYGEMFPVEFYFGRYFTKNEIESGAPVAIIGWKIYQGLFPDQNNAIGKKIMIGANKYTVIAVIKEYGESALDFVNKDNSIVIPLKSLAKLIKVDNDNADPVIIAKAKSGITNEKLKSELRYLLRSYRKLRPAEDDDFAINETTMLSQGFEGLFRVVNIAGVIIGGFAIIVGAFGIANIMFVSVKERTGQIGIQKALGAKNAFILVQFLFESVILCLFGGLSGMALIFLMVILINAFSDFSVMLHANIFLLGVFISVLTGVLSGYFPARSAAALNPIDAIRQNF, encoded by the coding sequence GTGTTAAAAACTTTTTTTAAATACAAAATTTATTTGGTTTTATTGACCGAAAGTTTTTTTATGGCCTGGCAATCTTTGGTGGTCAATAAACTACGAACTTTTCTCTCTTTGTTGGGGGTAACGATAGGCATTTTTTGCATTGTTTCTGTGTTGACATTGGTAGATTCTCTGGAAAGAAACATACAGCAAAGCATCAATGAACTCGGAAGTGATGTGGTGTTTATACAAAAATGGCCCTGGACTTTTGGTGGTGAATATCCTTGGTGGAAATACTTCAAACGGCCCGTTCCTCAGATAAATGAATACAGATTTTTGAAGGAAAAATCCCGTTATGCACTTTCGGTTGCATTCTCAGCCAATGGTAATTTTACGGTTAAAAGAGGACCGGCGGTGGCAGATAATGTAAGTGTTACCGGTGTGACATATGATTATGGTGAAATGTTCCCGGTGGAATTTTATTTCGGGCGTTATTTCACCAAAAATGAGATTGAGTCGGGAGCGCCGGTAGCAATTATCGGTTGGAAAATTTATCAAGGACTCTTTCCTGACCAAAATAATGCCATAGGCAAGAAGATTATGATAGGGGCAAATAAATATACGGTGATTGCAGTGATAAAGGAATACGGAGAGTCGGCTTTGGATTTTGTCAATAAAGATAATAGTATTGTCATTCCTTTGAAGAGTTTGGCTAAACTCATTAAAGTGGATAATGACAATGCCGATCCGGTGATCATAGCAAAAGCAAAATCAGGTATAACCAATGAAAAATTGAAAAGCGAATTGCGTTATTTGTTGCGTTCATACCGCAAATTGAGACCGGCTGAAGACGATGATTTTGCCATAAATGAAACAACCATGCTCAGCCAAGGTTTTGAGGGTTTATTCAGGGTTGTCAACATTGCAGGTGTGATTATTGGAGGATTTGCCATTATTGTGGGTGCATTTGGTATTGCTAATATAATGTTTGTATCGGTGAAAGAACGCACAGGGCAAATTGGCATTCAAAAGGCGCTCGGCGCTAAAAATGCTTTTATTTTGGTGCAGTTTTTATTTGAATCTGTGATTTTGTGTTTGTTTGGCGGGCTATCGGGTATGGCATTGATATTTTTGATGGTAATACTTATCAATGCTTTTTCGGATTTTAGTGTTATGCTGCATGCCAATATCTTTCTTTTAGGCGTGTTTATTTCGGTATTAACAGGTGTGTTGTCCGGTTATTTCCCCGCAAGATCGGCTGCTGCATTAAATCCAATTGATGCAATCAGACAAAATTTCTGA
- a CDS encoding N-acetyltransferase, with amino-acid sequence MDNLHFLRYGQNLAFLQAMDNQKITIRKATIQDVDQILALINELALYEKASHEVTITKEQLIRDGFGDKPLFWVLMAEFDGEIAGMSFYYIRYSTWKGPCLYLEDIIVKEKFRGKGIGKALMNATIEEAVANDFAMMVWQVLDWNTPAIEFYKKYGAEFDDEWINCKLRKNKIIELTNK; translated from the coding sequence ATGGACAATTTACATTTTCTGAGATATGGACAAAATTTAGCATTTTTGCAGGCTATGGACAATCAAAAAATAACCATACGTAAAGCGACTATTCAAGATGTGGACCAAATTTTGGCATTAATCAACGAATTGGCTTTATATGAAAAAGCGTCACACGAAGTTACCATTACCAAAGAACAATTGATTCGTGACGGATTTGGAGACAAGCCATTGTTTTGGGTGTTAATGGCAGAATTTGACGGGGAAATCGCCGGTATGTCTTTTTATTACATACGCTACAGTACATGGAAAGGTCCTTGTTTATATCTTGAAGACATCATTGTCAAAGAAAAGTTCAGAGGCAAGGGGATAGGTAAAGCGTTAATGAATGCAACCATCGAAGAGGCCGTTGCCAATGACTTTGCCATGATGGTGTGGCAGGTTTTGGATTGGAATACCCCGGCCATAGAATTTTACAAAAAATATGGTGCCGAATTTGACGATGAATGGATCAATTGCAAATTAAGAAAAAATAAAATTATAGAATTGACAAACAAATGA
- the mfd gene encoding transcription-repair-coupling factor, which produces MLELFENHPFLKKFEDSAVLNKKISVQGLKGSSVALALAYFFKKHKGKHLFVTAYEEKAMYLFDDLKQLAGSEENIYFMPHSGETIAILNQTDHHQTNLRLNALQNISQNENFICVTYARGLIEKVPNKQMWQTNKFTIHQGEKIDLDFLIEFLVELKFEREDYAIEPGQFSIRGNIIDIYSPGMESPCRIVLDDDKVEKIKLFDPDTLSSIKEIKHVDIFPDVLHNGSIAQLTNIFEFSGPDMVIWWEDKSWVNQFMRNYLEEGRLDASIHLLPDEFEKLTGTLKEIFLHPYEKTKEKVIELEAKTESQPLFHKNFKILADSLNNFRQKNYRLYFLSKQETQYKRIASILNDIQPGIHLKHLPIALSEGFIDHHSKSIFYTDHQIFDRYHNPSHVKTGHNASMMIQLKELSQLRPGDYVVHIDHGIGRFSGLEKIDVGGRTQEALRIIYKNNDVLYVNIHSLHKISRYTGEEGKEPALDKLGGGRWQMVKLKTKKKVKELAFDLIQLYAKRKTSPGFAFSPDNYLQEELEASFIYEDTPDQAKITREIKNDMEKPYPMDRLVCGDVGFGKTELAIRAAFKAVCDSKQVAVLVPTTVLALQHFKTFSDRLKDFPCKVDYVNRMKKPSEIKQILQQLKEGKIDIIIGTHRLLSKDVKFKDLGLLIIDEEHKFGVGDKEKIRNLKVNVDTLTLTATPIPRTLQFSLMGARDLSIMTTPPPNRRPVKTKAIGFNADEIREAILYEINRNGQVFFIHNRIENLDEITGWLSKICPGVRFRYAHGRMKGSEIEEIITGFVEREFDVLVSTTIVESGIDIPNANTIFINHAHQFGLSDLHQLRGRVGRSNREAFCYLIIPPISTLTSDASKRIRSLLQFTDLGSGFHIAMRDLDIRGAGNILGAEQSGFISEIGFDTYQKILEEAIRELKQNEFKEIYRDENVEETNFVSDCNIETDWELFIPENYIPNLGDRLTVYQKIDQLQDTAESKNLLQELEDKYGKVPETIHTLIDLSLMRSMFCKLGIEKVVLKQGRFHGYFIDNPENDFYKSEMFGLLLQFIQKYPAHFKLKQIGSRLQWQIEQVYNTGDLRKWMDKVLDFLWTKEKEGKQTV; this is translated from the coding sequence GTGCTAGAGTTATTTGAAAATCATCCATTCTTAAAGAAATTTGAAGATTCTGCCGTTCTCAACAAAAAAATTTCGGTACAAGGATTAAAAGGATCTTCAGTAGCCCTTGCATTGGCTTATTTTTTCAAAAAACATAAAGGCAAACATCTCTTTGTTACGGCCTACGAAGAAAAAGCCATGTACTTGTTTGACGACCTCAAACAATTGGCAGGCAGTGAAGAAAATATCTATTTTATGCCTCATTCGGGGGAAACCATTGCCATCTTGAATCAAACCGACCACCACCAAACCAACCTTAGATTAAATGCGTTGCAAAATATTTCTCAAAACGAAAATTTCATTTGTGTCACCTACGCCAGGGGGCTTATCGAAAAAGTTCCCAACAAGCAAATGTGGCAGACCAATAAATTTACGATTCATCAAGGAGAGAAAATTGATCTTGACTTTTTGATTGAATTTTTGGTTGAATTAAAGTTTGAAAGGGAAGATTATGCCATAGAACCGGGACAATTTTCCATCAGAGGCAACATCATCGACATCTATTCTCCGGGCATGGAATCTCCTTGCAGGATTGTATTGGATGATGATAAGGTGGAAAAAATTAAACTTTTTGACCCTGATACACTTTCGAGTATAAAAGAAATAAAACATGTAGATATTTTCCCGGACGTCTTACATAACGGTTCAATCGCTCAATTAACCAATATCTTTGAATTTTCCGGTCCCGATATGGTGATATGGTGGGAAGACAAATCCTGGGTAAACCAATTTATGAGAAATTACCTTGAGGAAGGCCGTCTGGATGCTTCCATTCATTTATTGCCCGACGAATTTGAAAAGTTAACAGGAACATTAAAAGAAATTTTTTTACATCCTTATGAAAAAACTAAAGAGAAGGTCATAGAATTGGAAGCAAAAACCGAATCTCAACCACTTTTCCACAAAAATTTTAAAATCTTGGCCGACTCGTTGAATAATTTCCGTCAAAAAAATTACCGGCTTTATTTTCTGAGTAAACAAGAAACACAATACAAAAGAATTGCAAGTATATTAAACGATATTCAACCGGGCATACACTTAAAACATCTTCCTATTGCATTGAGCGAAGGATTTATCGACCATCATTCAAAGTCAATATTTTATACAGATCATCAGATTTTTGACCGTTATCACAACCCATCACATGTCAAAACCGGACACAATGCTTCCATGATGATTCAATTGAAAGAATTGAGCCAACTCAGACCCGGCGACTATGTAGTGCACATAGATCATGGCATAGGACGTTTTTCGGGATTGGAAAAGATTGACGTGGGTGGACGCACACAAGAAGCTCTTCGAATCATTTACAAAAACAACGATGTTCTGTATGTAAACATACACTCTTTACATAAAATCTCACGCTACACAGGAGAAGAAGGGAAAGAACCCGCCCTTGACAAATTGGGTGGTGGACGCTGGCAAATGGTAAAATTAAAAACCAAAAAGAAAGTCAAAGAGCTGGCTTTTGACCTCATACAGTTGTATGCCAAAAGAAAAACCTCTCCGGGATTTGCGTTTTCTCCTGATAATTATTTGCAAGAAGAACTCGAAGCTTCTTTCATATACGAAGACACCCCTGACCAAGCAAAAATTACCCGTGAAATAAAAAACGATATGGAAAAGCCCTATCCCATGGACCGTTTGGTTTGTGGCGATGTTGGGTTTGGTAAGACCGAATTGGCTATCAGGGCTGCATTTAAAGCCGTTTGCGACAGCAAACAAGTGGCTGTTTTGGTTCCTACCACCGTCTTGGCTTTGCAACATTTTAAAACTTTTTCTGATCGGTTAAAAGATTTTCCTTGTAAAGTCGATTATGTAAACCGCATGAAAAAACCTTCTGAGATTAAACAAATTTTACAACAACTGAAAGAAGGCAAAATTGACATCATCATCGGTACTCATCGCTTATTGAGCAAAGACGTAAAATTTAAAGATCTGGGTTTGCTCATCATAGATGAAGAACACAAATTCGGTGTGGGTGATAAAGAAAAAATAAGAAATCTGAAAGTAAATGTCGATACATTGACGCTCACCGCCACACCTATCCCCCGAACGCTTCAATTTTCGCTCATGGGCGCAAGAGATCTTTCCATCATGACCACCCCTCCTCCCAACCGTCGTCCCGTCAAAACTAAAGCCATCGGATTTAATGCGGATGAAATTAGAGAAGCGATATTATATGAAATCAATCGGAATGGTCAGGTCTTTTTTATTCATAACAGAATAGAAAACCTTGATGAAATTACCGGTTGGTTAAGCAAAATTTGCCCCGGCGTAAGATTCCGCTATGCTCACGGACGTATGAAAGGAAGTGAAATAGAAGAAATTATCACCGGATTTGTTGAAAGGGAATTTGATGTTTTGGTTTCGACCACTATTGTTGAATCAGGAATAGATATTCCAAATGCCAACACTATTTTTATTAATCATGCCCATCAATTTGGATTAAGCGACTTGCATCAACTTAGAGGCCGCGTTGGCCGATCAAACAGAGAAGCTTTTTGCTATCTTATTATTCCTCCCATAAGCACATTGACTTCTGACGCCTCCAAAAGAATCAGATCTTTGCTGCAATTTACTGACCTTGGAAGCGGTTTTCATATTGCCATGCGCGATCTCGATATCAGAGGAGCAGGCAATATTCTTGGTGCCGAACAAAGTGGATTTATATCCGAAATAGGGTTTGACACCTATCAAAAAATCCTAGAAGAAGCCATTCGTGAACTTAAACAAAACGAGTTTAAAGAAATTTACCGGGACGAAAATGTAGAAGAAACCAATTTTGTAAGCGATTGCAATATAGAAACCGATTGGGAATTATTTATTCCCGAAAATTATATCCCCAATCTAGGCGACCGTTTGACGGTTTATCAAAAAATTGACCAATTGCAAGACACGGCAGAATCAAAGAATTTATTACAAGAACTTGAAGATAAATATGGAAAAGTTCCCGAAACTATTCACACTCTCATAGACCTTTCGCTAATGCGCTCGATGTTTTGCAAATTGGGTATCGAAAAAGTTGTGCTGAAACAAGGCCGTTTTCACGGATATTTCATTGACAATCCCGAGAATGATTTTTACAAAAGTGAAATGTTCGGGTTGTTGTTGCAATTTATTCAAAAATATCCGGCACACTTTAAGCTAAAACAAATAGGCAGCAGGTTGCAATGGCAGATCGAACAAGTGTACAACACCGGTGATTTGAGAAAGTGGATGGATAAAGTATTGGATTTTTTATGGACAAAAGAAAAAGAAGGCAAACAAACTGTCTGA
- the mreB gene encoding rod shape-determining protein translates to MGLFSFLTQDLAIDLGTANTLIIHNDKVVLDEPSIVAIERSTNKVIAVGKEAQQMHGKTHEHIKTVRPLKDGVIADFTAAEQMIREFIKKINQRPRLFSPSYRMLICIPSGITEVEKRAVKDSAEHAGATEVYLIHEPLAAAIGIGIDVQEPMGNMIIDIGGGTSEIAVIALGDIVTDNSLRIAGDEFTNDIIDYMRRQHNLLIGERSAELVKIAVGSALTELENPPEDYAVRGRDLMAGTPKEVVVNYQEIAQALDKSISKIEEAVMHTLEKTPPELAADIQKTGIYIAGGGALLRGIDQRISKKVRLPVHIAEEPLRAVVRGTGVALKNIDNLKFIMK, encoded by the coding sequence ATGGGACTTTTTAGTTTTTTAACACAAGATTTGGCAATAGATCTGGGCACTGCCAATACTTTAATCATACACAATGATAAAGTGGTTCTTGACGAACCCTCTATAGTTGCCATCGAACGTTCGACCAATAAGGTGATAGCTGTAGGAAAGGAAGCACAACAGATGCATGGAAAAACCCACGAGCATATCAAAACTGTCCGTCCTTTGAAAGATGGTGTGATTGCCGATTTTACGGCGGCCGAACAAATGATACGTGAATTTATTAAAAAAATCAATCAACGGCCACGTCTTTTCAGCCCTTCATACAGGATGCTCATTTGTATCCCAAGCGGAATCACAGAAGTAGAAAAAAGGGCCGTAAAGGATTCTGCCGAACATGCCGGGGCAACCGAAGTTTATTTAATACACGAACCACTTGCAGCTGCAATAGGCATTGGTATAGATGTTCAAGAACCGATGGGGAATATGATAATCGATATCGGAGGAGGCACATCGGAAATTGCAGTGATTGCATTAGGAGACATTGTTACCGACAATTCCCTAAGAATAGCCGGCGACGAGTTTACAAATGATATTATTGATTACATGCGTCGTCAACACAATCTTTTGATAGGTGAAAGATCGGCAGAATTAGTAAAAATTGCTGTAGGATCGGCATTGACCGAACTGGAAAATCCACCGGAAGATTATGCTGTAAGAGGCCGCGATTTGATGGCCGGCACTCCGAAAGAAGTAGTGGTGAATTATCAAGAAATAGCCCAAGCGTTAGACAAATCCATTTCGAAAATTGAAGAGGCTGTGATGCACACACTCGAAAAAACTCCCCCGGAGTTAGCCGCAGACATACAAAAAACCGGTATTTACATTGCCGGAGGGGGAGCATTGTTAAGGGGAATAGATCAACGTATCAGCAAAAAAGTGCGTTTGCCGGTTCACATTGCCGAAGAACCATTGAGAGCAGTGGTTAGAGGCACAGGCGTGGCTTTGAAAAATATCGACAATTTGAAATTTATTATGAAATAA
- the purH gene encoding bifunctional purine biosynthesis protein PurH, whose product MQQEKVKMMTSGLKPVKTALISVYNKDNILPLAKALAGKGVIIYSTGGTMDYLIANNIPVVAVEELTGYPSIFGGRVKTLHPAIFGGILQRRDSHNDRLEAEKYNIPEFDMVIVDLYPFEETVVNASDEQEIIEKIDIGGISLIRAAAKNYKDVLSVAHRDYFDECLNLFEKQDGAFTLEQRKKFATLAFHISSHYDTRIFEYFNSFVNLSVLHISEPEGKVLRYGENPHQKGVFYGKLNDIFEQLHGKELSYNNLLDIDAACMLMEDFPENIPWVGIIKHNNACGVAQANTLKEAWEKALAGDPVSAFGGIIACNSVIDSETATLMNDLFFEILIARGFDENAFNILKSKKNRILLVKKNKLPNRPIIRSAINGILWQNKDTKLINREECKVVTKISPTETEWEDLLFANRIVKHTKSNAIVLVKNKQLIGIGTGQTSRVDALEQAIDKAKKFGFTLEGCVMASDAFFPFPDCVQIAGREKISSIIQPGGSIRDNESIEAADRLGISMIFTGIRHFKH is encoded by the coding sequence TTGCAACAAGAAAAAGTAAAGATGATGACAAGCGGATTGAAACCAGTTAAAACGGCATTGATTTCGGTTTACAATAAAGACAATATTCTACCTTTAGCCAAAGCTCTCGCAGGTAAAGGAGTGATCATATACTCTACCGGCGGAACCATGGATTATCTGATTGCCAACAACATACCTGTCGTTGCCGTGGAAGAGTTGACCGGCTATCCTAGTATTTTTGGCGGCAGAGTTAAGACATTACACCCTGCCATTTTTGGGGGCATATTGCAAAGAAGAGATTCTCACAACGATCGTTTAGAAGCCGAGAAATACAACATTCCCGAATTTGACATGGTGATTGTGGATTTGTACCCCTTTGAAGAAACGGTTGTCAATGCTTCCGATGAACAAGAGATTATTGAAAAAATTGATATCGGTGGAATAAGTTTAATCAGAGCTGCCGCAAAAAATTACAAAGATGTGCTTAGCGTAGCCCATAGGGATTATTTTGATGAATGCTTAAATTTATTTGAAAAACAAGATGGTGCGTTTACACTCGAACAAAGAAAAAAATTTGCCACACTGGCGTTTCATATCAGCTCTCATTACGACACTAGGATTTTTGAATACTTCAACAGTTTCGTAAATTTATCGGTATTACACATAAGCGAACCGGAAGGCAAAGTGCTGCGTTATGGTGAGAATCCTCATCAAAAAGGCGTATTTTACGGGAAGTTAAACGATATTTTTGAACAATTGCATGGAAAAGAATTGTCCTATAACAATTTGCTTGATATAGATGCTGCCTGTATGTTGATGGAAGATTTTCCGGAAAATATCCCATGGGTAGGTATCATCAAACACAACAATGCATGTGGTGTGGCGCAAGCAAATACATTAAAAGAGGCGTGGGAAAAAGCACTGGCAGGAGATCCGGTTTCTGCTTTCGGAGGTATCATTGCTTGTAATAGTGTGATTGATAGCGAAACTGCCACATTAATGAATGATTTGTTTTTTGAAATTTTAATCGCCCGGGGCTTTGACGAAAATGCATTCAATATTTTAAAAAGCAAAAAAAATCGAATATTGTTGGTGAAAAAAAACAAATTGCCCAACCGTCCCATCATACGCAGTGCAATTAATGGGATATTATGGCAAAATAAAGACACAAAATTGATTAACCGCGAAGAATGTAAGGTTGTCACCAAGATATCTCCAACAGAAACCGAATGGGAAGATTTGTTATTTGCCAACCGTATTGTGAAACATACAAAATCTAACGCAATCGTTTTAGTTAAAAATAAACAATTGATAGGAATCGGCACCGGACAAACATCACGAGTGGATGCATTGGAGCAAGCCATTGACAAAGCCAAAAAATTTGGGTTTACATTAGAAGGATGCGTCATGGCATCAGACGCATTCTTTCCATTTCCCGACTGTGTTCAGATAGCAGGAAGAGAAAAAATATCTTCCATCATTCAACCCGGCGGTTCCATCAGGGATAACGAATCTATAGAAGCAGCCGATCGCTTGGGTATTTCAATGATTTTTACAGGAATAAGACATTTTAAACATTAA